The genomic stretch CGGATGAAAAAACGCATCAAGTCGGCGACCTTTTTCACCACGCTTTTGGATTTCTCTCAGCCAGGCGAAGTAGGTGCTTACATTAACGACACCATCATCAGTGCAATTGAAGCGCAAAATACCGCTAAGGGTTATATGGATGGTCGTTCGCTCAGTGTGACATTCAGTTTGCTGCGGGAAAATAGCTTGTACTGGAACTACTACGTGGATAACTACCTCAAAGGCAGTAGTCCGGTGGATTTCGATCTTCTGTACTGGAATAGCGACAGCACCAACGTTGCCGCAACAACGCACAATTTCATGTTGCGTGAACTGTATCTCAACAACAAGTTGGTTGAGGAACGTGGTGTCAAGGTTGGCGGAGTGTGGATCGATCTGAATAAGATCCGCATCCCAAGCTACTTTATCTCGACTAAGGAAGATCATATCGCCTTATGGCAAGGAACCTATCGCGGTGCTTTGAATATGGGCGGGAATAAAACCTTCGTTCTGGGCGAGTCTGGGCACATTGCAGGTATTGTTAATCATCCGGCGAAAAACAAGTATGGTTATTGGCTGAATGACAATCTTGATGAGTCGGCAGAAGAGTGGCTGAGTAATGCACAGCGCAAAGACGGCTCTTGGTGGACGCATTGGGATCAATGGCTACTGCAGTACAATCCGCAAGAAAAAGTCGCACCTTATCGACAAGGTTCTGAACTCAACCCCATCCTCAAAGAGGCACCGGGTGAGTACGTTAAGCAAGTCCTACCTATTTTAGAATAACCAGCTCAATGCGCTACGGCTCTTCGTAGCGCATTTTCTCAACGCCCATCAAATTTATCTAAATCATGCAAAAACTGCGCAAATTTACCAGCACAAACGTATTTTACCTCTGTTTGCTGGCAAAGAAGCGGTGACCAAAGCGCAACAGGTGCAAGGTATTCAGGTGAAGAAAACGGGCTACAGCGATTTTTATCAGTTATGGATTGGTGACCAGCAGCAAGGTTAAATCATACTCACGGAGCCACTTTGAGCTCTCTGCACAAAAACACCAAACGAGCGATCGTTTGGTGTTTTGTTTTCGAAACAGAGCTAGGTCGAGACGAGCTCAGAGCTCTTTGTCTTTGCTAAGTGACAGCAGCCATAGTGAAATGGCGGCCACGCCAGCAAAGCCAGCTAAAATAATTACGGGCATGGCACTGTAGCCGAGAACATGCCAAATAACCGATTCTAATGTACTCATGCTTGTTCTCCTTATTGCCAGCCGTCAACGCCGTGCATATCAGGCAGTTTGTGGGCAATGCCTTTGTGACAATCGACACAGGTTTTTTCACCCGAAGCCAGCGCGGTGGAGTGTTGGCTGGCACTGCGTTCGCTCTGTTCGGAGAAGTCCATGAACTCAAACTGGTGGCAGTTGCGACACTCTAACGAATCATTCCCTTTCAGCCGCGCCCATTCACGCTCAGCCAGATGCGCGCGACGTGCTTGGAATTTCTCCGGTGTATCAATATTGCCCATGAAGTGGGCGAACAGCTCTTTGGACGCCTGTACTTTGCGCACGATTTTGTCTGTCCACTCGTGCGGTACGTGGCAATCAGAGCAGATCGCACGCACCCCAGAGCGGTTCGAGTAGTGAATGGTTTCTTGGATTTCCGCCACAATCGGGGCGTGGCAACCCGAGCAGAACGCTTCGCTGTTGGTCGCTTCCATCCCAGTGTTAAATGCGCCCCAAAACAGCAGACCGCCAGCAAATCCCATAAACAGCAGCACACCAGCGGCCGCTTTGCTCGGCGTGCTTAGTCGCTTCCAAAACGCTTTCAATATTTTCATAGATAGCCTCTTCGTTTCAATAATTGGCTACTACTTACGCAGTGAGTCAACGCGTTCAAATTCATTCTCGACCAGCGGTTTAGCGCTCGCCTGAGGCACGTGGCACTGAAGGCAGAAGTAGCGACGCGGCGACACATCGGCCAGCACCGCATCTTCACGGTTCATATAGTGGGTCACGCTGATCTTGGTTGCGCCCATCTCTTTGGCATTTTTCCAGCTGTGGCATGCAAGGCACTTGTTGGCATTGAGTGACACTTCATAGCTGCGAATGTTATGAGGGATCAAGGGTGGCTGATAAACGTAATCACTCTCTAACACTTGCTCACGCGGGTATTTTTTCATCACATCAGCAGGGCGAGTATCCTCTAAAGGTGTGTTGCCACGAAGGGACTCAAGACCGCCCGTGCCCCCCGGGTTTTCTAACTCGGCTTGCGCAACACTGCTGAGCAGGGCAACTAAAGAAAGTGCGCTGATGGAAAACAGCGTCATGACTAATTTTTTCATCGTTTCATCTCCGCCTAATGGCTAAATTCTTTGTCAGGCTGCCCTTGTAGGCAGCCTGTGCATTCGGTTCCTGCTACGCGACCTTAGTGATCTTGACCGGACACTTCTTAAAGTCGGTTTGTTTCGACAGTGGGTCAGTGGCATCTAAGATCAACTTGTTGATCAGAATGCGAGCATCAAAGAACGGTACGAACACCAAGCCTTGTGGCGGGCGGTTGCGTCCACGTGTCTCAACGCGAGCGCGTACTTCCCCGCGCTTATTGGCGATCAGCACTTCATCACCACGGCGTAATCCACGCGCTTTGGCATCATCGGGATGGATGTAACAGAGCGCATCAGGCACCGCTTTATACAGTTCAGGTACACGGCGAGTCATGGTTCCGGTATGCCAGTGTTCCAGCACACGGCCAGTACATAGCCACATGTCGAATTCCGCATCCGGTGATTCAGGTGGCGCTTCGTAAGGGGCAGAAATGATCAGCGCCTTACCATCCGGTTTTCCGTAGAAATCCCAACCTGAGCCTTTCTTCGCGTAAGGATCGCTGCCTTCTTTGTAACGCCACTTGGTCTCTTTACCGTCGACTACTGGCCAACGCAGGCCACGCACTTGGTGATACACATCGTACGGCGCTAAATCGTGGCCATGGCCGCGACCAAAGCTGGCGTACTCCTCAAACAGCCCTTTTTGTACGTAGAAACCAAAGTGGTGCGCATCGTCATTGAGTTCGCGCGCTTCAGAAAGCGGATATTGGTCAACCTGACCGTTGGTAAACAGCACCTCATACATGGTTTTGCCACGGTATTGAGGCATCTTAGCCAAAAGCTCTTCTGGCCATACTTCTTCCATCTTGAAGCGTTTGGAGAACTCCATCACCTGCCAAGAGTCCGATTTAGCCTGACCAACGCTTTTGACTTGTTGATACCAAACTTGGGTACGACGCTCAGCGTTACCGTAAGCGCCCTCTTTTTCGATCCACATAGCGGTTGGCAGGATCAGATCCGCCGCTTGCGCTGTTGCGGTTGGGTAGGGATCGGACACCACGATGAAGTTTTCAGGATTACGATAGCCCGGTAAACGTTCACCATTGATATTTGGGCCAGCTTGCATGTTGTTGTTACATTGCACCCAGTAGCAATTGAGTACGCCGTCGTTCAGCATGCGATCTTGCAATACCGCATGGAAGCCCGGTTTAGGTGGAATAGTGCCTTCAGGCAGTTTCCAGATTTTCTCCGCGATGGCGCGGTGTTTTGGATTGGCGACCACCATATCGGCAGGCAAGCGGTGAGCGAAGGTGCCGACTTCGCGCGCGGTGCCACACGCCGACGGTTGACCGGTCAGTGAGAATGGGCTGTTGCCCGGAGTGGCGATTTTGCCGGTCAGTAAGTGCAGGTTATACACTAAGCTTTGCATCCACACGCCACGCGTATGTTGGTTCATACCCATAGTCCAAAGCGACATCACTTTGGTATTTGGGTCTGCGTACTGCTTAGCTAAAAGAAGCAGCTTCTCTGCGGGAACCCCAGACATCTCGGCGGATTTTTCCAGTGTATACGGTGCAACGGACGCTTTGTACTGCTCAAAATTGATCGACTGCATATCGCCTGAATTGGCGTGTTTGGCTTTTTTCTGTAGCGGATGGTCATCACGCAGGCCATAACCAATATCGGTAGTGGCTTGTTTAAAGTGAGTGTGTTTGTTAACGAAATCCCAGTTAATGGCGTCGTTTTGAATGATGTAGTTGGCAATGTAGTTGGCAATAACTAAATCGGTCTGCGGTTTAAAGATACAACCGGTATCCGCCAGCTCAAAAGAACGGTGGTAATAAGTTGACAGCACGTTCACTTTGACGTGCGGATGGCTGAGACGACGGTCGGTGATGCGAGTCCAAAGCACAGGGTGCATCTCGGCCATGTTCGAGCCCCAAAGCACAAAGGCGTCAGCGTGCTCAAAGTCATCATAGCAGCCCATCGGCTCATCCATGCCAAACGTGCGCATAAAGCCGACCACTGCCGAAGCCATACAGTGGCGCGCGTTCGGGTCGATGTTATTGGAGCGAAAACCCGCTTTCATCATTTTCACGGCGGCGTAGCCTTCCATCACGGTCCACTGGCCCGATCCAAACATCCCAACGCTGGTGGGGCCCTTTTTCGCCAGCGACGCTTTCCACTTCTCCGCCATGACATCAAACGCCATATCCCAAGAAACGGGCGTGAAATCGCCATCTTTGGCAAATTTGCCATCTTTCATGCGCAGTAAAGGTTGTGTGAGACGATCTTGCCCGTACATGATTTTCGAGAGGAAGTAGCCCTTGATGCAGTTCAAGCCTTTGTTCACCGGCGCTTCAGGATCGCCCTGTGTCGCGACGACTTTGCCGTTTTGTGTGCCGATCAAAACAGAACAACCCGTGCCACAGAAACGACATGGCGCTTTGTCCCAAGTGATAGCGGTTTGATCAGAGCTGGCGATCAGATTGGCTGCCGATGCGGGCAGGGTAATTCC from Vibrio navarrensis encodes the following:
- the napA gene encoding periplasmic nitrate reductase subunit alpha is translated as MKMTRRAFVKANAAASAAAVAGITLPASAANLIASSDQTAITWDKAPCRFCGTGCSVLIGTQNGKVVATQGDPEAPVNKGLNCIKGYFLSKIMYGQDRLTQPLLRMKDGKFAKDGDFTPVSWDMAFDVMAEKWKASLAKKGPTSVGMFGSGQWTVMEGYAAVKMMKAGFRSNNIDPNARHCMASAVVGFMRTFGMDEPMGCYDDFEHADAFVLWGSNMAEMHPVLWTRITDRRLSHPHVKVNVLSTYYHRSFELADTGCIFKPQTDLVIANYIANYIIQNDAINWDFVNKHTHFKQATTDIGYGLRDDHPLQKKAKHANSGDMQSINFEQYKASVAPYTLEKSAEMSGVPAEKLLLLAKQYADPNTKVMSLWTMGMNQHTRGVWMQSLVYNLHLLTGKIATPGNSPFSLTGQPSACGTAREVGTFAHRLPADMVVANPKHRAIAEKIWKLPEGTIPPKPGFHAVLQDRMLNDGVLNCYWVQCNNNMQAGPNINGERLPGYRNPENFIVVSDPYPTATAQAADLILPTAMWIEKEGAYGNAERRTQVWYQQVKSVGQAKSDSWQVMEFSKRFKMEEVWPEELLAKMPQYRGKTMYEVLFTNGQVDQYPLSEARELNDDAHHFGFYVQKGLFEEYASFGRGHGHDLAPYDVYHQVRGLRWPVVDGKETKWRYKEGSDPYAKKGSGWDFYGKPDGKALIISAPYEAPPESPDAEFDMWLCTGRVLEHWHTGTMTRRVPELYKAVPDALCYIHPDDAKARGLRRGDEVLIANKRGEVRARVETRGRNRPPQGLVFVPFFDARILINKLILDATDPLSKQTDFKKCPVKITKVA
- a CDS encoding TIGR02808 family protein is translated as MSTLESVIWHVLGYSAMPVIILAGFAGVAAISLWLLSLSKDKEL
- a CDS encoding nitrate reductase cytochrome c-type subunit, which produces MKKLVMTLFSISALSLVALLSSVAQAELENPGGTGGLESLRGNTPLEDTRPADVMKKYPREQVLESDYVYQPPLIPHNIRSYEVSLNANKCLACHSWKNAKEMGATKISVTHYMNREDAVLADVSPRRYFCLQCHVPQASAKPLVENEFERVDSLRK
- a CDS encoding NapC/NirT family cytochrome c — protein: MKILKAFWKRLSTPSKAAAGVLLFMGFAGGLLFWGAFNTGMEATNSEAFCSGCHAPIVAEIQETIHYSNRSGVRAICSDCHVPHEWTDKIVRKVQASKELFAHFMGNIDTPEKFQARRAHLAEREWARLKGNDSLECRNCHQFEFMDFSEQSERSASQHSTALASGEKTCVDCHKGIAHKLPDMHGVDGWQ